Part of the Cryptosporangium arvum DSM 44712 genome, AGTCGGAGATCGACGCGCTGCAGCAGGAACAGAAGCGATTGAGCGGCGCGAAATGAGCTGGACCCCGCCGGACGGCTCGACGGTGCCACCCGCGGACGGTTCGCCGCCCGGAGGCCCGGTTTCACGGGTGGAGGGGAAGGGTTCGGTCGAAGGCTCGAACCCGGCCGACAAGGCTGCCTCGCCGGAGAGCGCTGCCTCGCCGGAGAGCGCTACCTCGCCGGAGAGCGCTACCTCGACCGAGGGCGCTACCTCGACCGAGGGCGCTGCCTCGACCGAGAGCGCGGCGTCACCCGACAGCGCGGGCCTGGCCGATAGCGAGGGCCCTGCCGGCAGTGTGGCGCCCGTCGGGGCGGGGTTGGCGGACGGCGCAGGGCCTGGTGACGGTTCTTCCGGCGACCGCGCGGTAGCGGTTTGTGGTGCTCCCGCCGACAGCGCGGCGGCATCCGGCGATGATGCGGCCCGAGGTGGCGCAGGCACGAAGGACGAGGCGTCCGCGGCGGACGGCATGACAGCGTGGTCGGCCCCGGGATCACCGCAGCCCGACTCGCCGCACCCGCCCTCCCCGCAGCCCAGCCCCGGTCAACCGACGCCTGGAGCGCAGCCCGGGTACCCGCCACCGCCAGCGGCCGCAGCGCAGCCCGGGTTCCCAGCCGCGCCCGGCCAGCCGTCGGAGCCCGCACACGGACACGCGCATCCGCCGCCGCCCGCCACTCCGCCGGGTTACGCCCCGGGTCATCCGCCGTCGGGATACCCCTCGGCCGGATACCCATCCGGACCGGGCTACACCGCCGGACCGGGCTACACCGCCGGACTGGGCTACCCGGGCGGACCGGGCTACCCGGGTGGACCGGCCTACACCGCCGGACCGGGATATCCGCCCCAACCGGGATATCCGCAGCCCGGCGGCTACCCCGGCGCCCCGGCTCCGAAGAAGAGCAACGGCAAGCTGATCGCCGGCATCGTCGTCGGTGTGATCGTCGTGCTGGCCCTGTGCGGCGGGGTGGCCGTCACCGGACTCGTCCTCGCACGCAACAGCGTGCAGGACGCTCCCGCCACCACCACCGCGGCGATCGACGGCGTGGTCGACTACCGCGCCAGCGACCCGGGCATGCTCACCCAGCAGCACGTCACGGGCGACGTCACCTACCCGGTCTCCCCACCGGTCGGCGGCGACCACGCCTCCCAGTGGCAGAACTGCCAGGGCGACGTCTACACCGCCCCGATCGGCGATCCCAACGCCGTCCACAGCCTCGAACACGGCGCGGTCTGGATCACCTACCGCCCCGACCTCCCACCCGACCAGGTCGCCACCCTGGCCGCGAAGGTCAAGGGCAACGACTACACGCTGATGAGCCCGTTCCCCGGCCTCGACCAGCCCATCTCCCTGCAGGCCTGGGGCTACCAACTCAAACTCGACAACGCCGACGACGAGCGCATCGACGCCTTCCTCGAGAAGTACCGCATCGAGGCGTCGATCGAGCCCGGAGCCACCTGCGGCAACGGCACCACAGCCACCCGCTGAGCCCGGCCCGATGCACAAGCTCGCCGCGGCGGCTGCTAGGCTTTAGCCGTTCCTGAGCCCCCGTAGCTCAGGGGATAGAGCACCGCCCTCCGGAGGCGGGGGCGCAGGTTCGAATCCTGCCGGGGGCACAGCATTGACCAGACAACACAAGGCCCTGACCAGCGCCGACGCTGACCAGGGCCTTCGTCGTTCGTCCGATTGGCACCGATCGCAGTCCGATAGGCACCGACCGCATCCGGCGCGCGGTGGCTGCCCGACCCGGCGCAGCACTCACCCGGCTGCTGAGCGCTTCGTTCTCGCGTCCACGAGGGTGAGTAGCCAGGGCGGCACCGCGCTCAGGTGGGTTCGGAAGGCGTCCAGGTCGTCGGCGCAGCGGGTCAGTAGGTTTGCGC contains:
- a CDS encoding DUF3105 domain-containing protein gives rise to the protein MIVVLALCGGVAVTGLVLARNSVQDAPATTTAAIDGVVDYRASDPGMLTQQHVTGDVTYPVSPPVGGDHASQWQNCQGDVYTAPIGDPNAVHSLEHGAVWITYRPDLPPDQVATLAAKVKGNDYTLMSPFPGLDQPISLQAWGYQLKLDNADDERIDAFLEKYRIEASIEPGATCGNGTTATR